A stretch of the Malus sylvestris chromosome 10, drMalSylv7.2, whole genome shotgun sequence genome encodes the following:
- the LOC126586904 gene encoding transcriptional corepressor LEUNIG_HOMOLOG-like isoform X2: MQQLQLLQQRSAQLQRRDPNHPALGGAINAINSEGVMGQPSASVLAMKMYEDRMKHPHPMDSEASPTLIDASRMALLKSAANPQGQLVQGNSGNMPAGFQQIQARTPLTTDIKTEVGLGTPQKSLPMDPSSIYGQAILQSKSGLSSAGLNQGITGLPLKGWPLTGIDQLRPNLGVQMQKPNLQTQNQLLLASQQQQVLAQAQAQNNLRNSTNYGDMDPRRFSGLPRGNLNAKDGQSTRNDGSMSSPVLSSSPKIKMAQMQHPSSQQHEQLPQQQLQQNNRKRKQHSSSGPANSTGTGNTVGPSPSSPASTHTPGDGINTANGMQHVNSMPKSLMMYPEGTGLPSSSNLLDDIDRFGDVGSLEDNVESFLSNDGGDGRDLYGTLKQSPKQHHKDSSKGFTFGEVGCIRTRNSKVTCCHFSSDGKLLASAGHDKKVVLWNMDTLQTESTPEEHKLVITDVRFRPNSSQLATASFDKSVRLWDAANPNYCLQAYTGHNSPIMSLDFHPKKTDLFCFCDHDNEIRYWNINPFSCTRSSKGGTAQVRFQPKTGQLLAAASDKLVSIFDVETDRQMHSFQGHSDVVNFICWNANGDYLASVSQNLVKIWSLVSGDCIQELGSNGNQFHSCVFHPSYSTLLVIGGISSLELWNMAENKSMTIAAHENIISALAQSPDTGMVASASHDTTVKLWK, encoded by the exons ATGCAGCAGCTGCAGCTATTGCAGCAGCGCAGTGCCCAGTTACAGCGCAGGGATCCTAATCATCCTGCCCTTGGTGGTGCTATAAATGCTATAAATTCTGAGGGAGTCATGGGGCAACCGTCAGCCAGTGTGCTAGCCATGAAAATGTATGAAGATCGTATGAAACACCCTCACCCGATGGATTCAGAGGCATCCCCAACGCTCATTGATGCCAGTAGAATGGCCCTGCTCAAATCAGCTGCAAATCCACAAGG CCAGTTGGTACAAGGCAATTCTGGGAACATGCCTGCTGGTTTTCAGCAAATTCAAGCCCGAACTCCTTTAACCACT GACATCAAAACCGAAGTTGGCTTAGGTACACCTCAGAAAAGTTTGCCTATGGATCCTTCATCAATTTATGGACAAGCAATTTTACAGTCAAAATCTGGACTGAGCAGTGCAG GATTGAATCAAGGTATTACAGGTCTTCCCTTGAAGGGTTGGCCTCTAACT GGAATCGACCAATTACGACCAAATTTGGGTGTACAAATGCAGAAGCCAAATCTTCAGACCCAAAATCAGCTCCTTTTGGCATCTCAACAACAGCAAGTTTTGGCACAAGCTCAGGCACAAAATAACCTTCGTAATTCCACAAATTACGGAGATATGGATCCTCGCAGATTTTCTGGACTGCCTAGGGGTAACTTGAATGCAAAAGATGGTCAATCTACCAGAAATGATGGATCTATGTCCTCTCCAGTTTTATCAAGTTCACCAAAG ATAAAAATGGCTCAGATGCAGCACCCTTCCTCTCAACAACATGAACAATTGCCACAGCAGCAACTGCAACAG AATAACAGAAAAAGGAAACAACACTCTTCCTCTGGACCTGCCAACAGCACTGGCACAGGAAACACTGTTGGCCCTTCACCTAGTTCGCCAGCATCAACTCACACGCCTGGTGATGGAATTAACACAGCAAATGGTATGCAGCATGTTAACAGCATGCCAAAAAGCTTGATGATGTATCCAGAAGGAACAGGACTTCCTTCGTCTTCCAATTTACTG GATGACATTGACCGATTTGGAGACGTTGGTTCGCTAGAAGATAATGTGGAATCGTTTTTGTCAAATGATGGGGGAGACGGGAGGGATCTGTATGGGACATTAAAGCAGAGTCCTAAACAGCACCATAAAGATTCCTCTAAAG GTTTTACTTTTGGTGAAGTTGGCTGCATACGGACCAGAAACAGCAAAGTTACTTGCTGTCACTTTTCTTCGGATGGGAAGTTGCTGGCAAGTGCAGGACATGACAAAAAG GTTGTCCTCTGGAACATGGATACTCTGCAGACTGAGAGTACTCCCGAAGAACACAAGTTAGTTATCACAGATGTTCGGTTTAGACCAAATTCATCTCAACTGGCAACAGCTTCTTTTGACAAATCTGTACGATTGTGGGATGCAGCCAAT CCAAACTATTGTTTACAAGCATATACGGGGCACAACTCACCTATTATGTCCCTTGACTTCCACCCAAAGAAGActgatttattttgtttctgtgATCATGACAATGAAATTCGGTACTGGAATATCAACCCATTCTCTTGTACTCGTAGTTCGAAG GGAGGTACTGCACAAGTGAGGTTTCAGCCAAAAACTGGACAACTACTGGCAGCAGCCTCAGATAAATTAGTTTCCATCTTTGATGTCGAAACTGACAGACAAATGCACTCGTTCCAG GGGCACTCTGACGTTGTAAACTTCATTTGTTGGAATGCAAATGGAGATTATCTGGCTTCTGTCAGTCAGAACTTGGTGAAGATTTGGTCGTTAGTTTCGGGAGATTGTATTCAGGAGCTCGGCTCTAACGGCAACCAGTTTCATTCGTGTGTTTTTCACCCAAGTTATTCAACTCTCTTGGTCATCGGAGGAATCTCG TCTTTGGAGCTGTGGAACATGGCTGAGAACAAGAGCATGACAATTGCGGCACACGAGAATATAATCTCGGCTCTGGCGCAGTCACCTGACACTGGAATGGTTGCGTCGGCAAGCCACGACACCACCGTCAAGTTATGGAAGTGA
- the LOC126586832 gene encoding E3 ubiquitin-protein ligase PRT1-like: MDESDHRMMEIADGGVQPEEEISDSFLCCVCLDLLHKPIVLSCGHISCFWCVHRSMSSERQSYCPLCRHPYNHFPTICQMLHFLLLKKYPVAYRRRELQILEEEKKLGFFSPQFDTHSSSSEANQCSNVLANSACRRCCENVKKIESSPRIENTTDVPKEAHCGVCEGIGNVADEEKNSLLNMDCGSRIRFSVADVLCAACEQLLFHPVVLNCGHVYCESCIVNPDEQMLTCKVCQSCHPSGFPKVCLELGRFLEEQFPKEYALRRDAVQFKQADLKHENPAACTTKDGNKGEKLSWWSDPNSKIHPGCGCDSCGMYPIIGDRYQCIDCTEKMGFDLCSHCYNTRSKLPGRFNQQHTPEHRLEHVRIETIRNQLKLVTGRLDDRSLALLISNITSQASSEGLISAALSTVAREEAESRLAAQAAVTNTGDEQDDSQPTLSFENQ; encoded by the exons ATGGACGAATCCGATCACCGAATGATGGAAATCGCGGACGGCGGCGTTCAACCGGAGGAGGAAATCTCCGACTCCTTCCTCTGCTGCGTTTGCCT GGATCTTCTGCACAAACCTATAGTGCTCT CTTGTGGGCACATTTCGTGTTTCTGGTGTGTGCATAGATCAATGAGCAGTGAGCGCCAATCTTATTGTCCGCTTTGTAGGCATCCGTATAATCACTTTCCGACGATCTGTCAAATGCTTCATTTTTTGCTGCTCAAGAAGTATCCTGTTGCCTATAGGAGAAGGGAATTGCAAATTCTCG aggaagagaagaaactTGGCTTCTTCTCACCGCAGTTTGATACACATTCAAGCAGCTCTGAAGCTAATCAATGCTCCAATGTTCTGGCCAATTCTGCTTGCAGAAGATGTTGTGAAAATGTGAAGAAAATTGAGTCCAGCCCACGTATTGAGAATACTACAGATGTTCCTAAGGAAGCCCATTGTGGTGTTTGTGAGGGAATTGGGAATGTTGCTGACGAAGAAAAGAATTCCCTGTTAAATATGGATTGTGGGAGTCGGATCCGATTTTCAGTTGCTGATGTGCTATGTGCCGCATGCGAGCAACTATTGTTTCATCCTGTGGTTCTTAACTGTGGCCACG TATATTGTGAAAGTTGTATTGTCAATCCGGATGAACAGATGCTTACATGTAAAGTTTGTCAAAGTTGTCACCCGTCAGGATTTCCAAAAGTTTGTTTGGAGCTTGGCCGCTTTCTGGAGGAGCAATTTCCTAAAGAATATGCCCTGAGAAGAGATGCTGTGCAGTTTAAACAAGCAGATCTCAAGCATGAGAACCCAGCTGCCT GTACAACAAAAGATGGTAACAAAGGAGAGAAGTTATCATGGTGGTCTGACCCTAACTCAAAGATTCACCCAGGATGTGGTTGTGATTCTTGTGGG ATGTATCCAATCATTGGCGATAGATACCAATGCATAGACTGTACCGAGAAAATGGGATTCGACCTTTGCAGCCATTGTTATAATACAAGGTCCAAGCTTCCAGGTCGCTTCAATCAACAGCATACACCAGAACACAGGCTTGAGCATGTACGCATAGAAACAATTCGTAATCAGTTAAAACTAGTGACAGGACGCTTAGATGATCGTTCTCTTGCTCTTCTCATCAGTAATATTACTTCACAAGCTTCATCAGAAGGACTCATTTCTGCCGCCTTATCTACCGTGGCTCGGGAGGAGGCCGAGAGTAGATTAGCTGCCCAGGCTGCCGTCACTAATACTGGAGATGAACAAGATGATTCCCAACCCACTCTTTCATTTGAAAACCAGTAA
- the LOC126586904 gene encoding transcriptional corepressor LEUNIG_HOMOLOG-like isoform X1: MAQSNWEADKMLDVYIHDYLLKRKLLASANAFMTEGKVATDPVAIDAPGGFLFEWWSVFWDIFIARTNEKHSEAAAAYIEQVKAREQQQLQMQQLQLLQQRSAQLQRRDPNHPALGGAINAINSEGVMGQPSASVLAMKMYEDRMKHPHPMDSEASPTLIDASRMALLKSAANPQGQLVQGNSGNMPAGFQQIQARTPLTTDIKTEVGLGTPQKSLPMDPSSIYGQAILQSKSGLSSAGLNQGITGLPLKGWPLTGIDQLRPNLGVQMQKPNLQTQNQLLLASQQQQVLAQAQAQNNLRNSTNYGDMDPRRFSGLPRGNLNAKDGQSTRNDGSMSSPVLSSSPKIKMAQMQHPSSQQHEQLPQQQLQQNNRKRKQHSSSGPANSTGTGNTVGPSPSSPASTHTPGDGINTANGMQHVNSMPKSLMMYPEGTGLPSSSNLLDDIDRFGDVGSLEDNVESFLSNDGGDGRDLYGTLKQSPKQHHKDSSKGFTFGEVGCIRTRNSKVTCCHFSSDGKLLASAGHDKKVVLWNMDTLQTESTPEEHKLVITDVRFRPNSSQLATASFDKSVRLWDAANPNYCLQAYTGHNSPIMSLDFHPKKTDLFCFCDHDNEIRYWNINPFSCTRSSKGGTAQVRFQPKTGQLLAAASDKLVSIFDVETDRQMHSFQGHSDVVNFICWNANGDYLASVSQNLVKIWSLVSGDCIQELGSNGNQFHSCVFHPSYSTLLVIGGISSLELWNMAENKSMTIAAHENIISALAQSPDTGMVASASHDTTVKLWK; encoded by the exons ATGGCGCAGAGTAATTGGGAAGCCGATAAGAT GCTTGATGTTTATATTCATGACtatttgttgaaaagaaaattgcttGCTTCTGCAAATGCGTTTATGACGGAAGGGAAGGTTGCTACAGATCCAGTAG CAATTGATGCACCAGGAGGATTCCTCTTTGAATGGTGGTCTGTCTTTTGGGACATATTCATTGCAAGGACAAATGAGAAGCATTCGGAGGCTGCTGCAGCTTACATTGAG CAAGTTAAGGCAAGGGAGCAACAACAGCTACAAATGCAGCAGCTGCAGCTATTGCAGCAGCGCAGTGCCCAGTTACAGCGCAGGGATCCTAATCATCCTGCCCTTGGTGGTGCTATAAATGCTATAAATTCTGAGGGAGTCATGGGGCAACCGTCAGCCAGTGTGCTAGCCATGAAAATGTATGAAGATCGTATGAAACACCCTCACCCGATGGATTCAGAGGCATCCCCAACGCTCATTGATGCCAGTAGAATGGCCCTGCTCAAATCAGCTGCAAATCCACAAGG CCAGTTGGTACAAGGCAATTCTGGGAACATGCCTGCTGGTTTTCAGCAAATTCAAGCCCGAACTCCTTTAACCACT GACATCAAAACCGAAGTTGGCTTAGGTACACCTCAGAAAAGTTTGCCTATGGATCCTTCATCAATTTATGGACAAGCAATTTTACAGTCAAAATCTGGACTGAGCAGTGCAG GATTGAATCAAGGTATTACAGGTCTTCCCTTGAAGGGTTGGCCTCTAACT GGAATCGACCAATTACGACCAAATTTGGGTGTACAAATGCAGAAGCCAAATCTTCAGACCCAAAATCAGCTCCTTTTGGCATCTCAACAACAGCAAGTTTTGGCACAAGCTCAGGCACAAAATAACCTTCGTAATTCCACAAATTACGGAGATATGGATCCTCGCAGATTTTCTGGACTGCCTAGGGGTAACTTGAATGCAAAAGATGGTCAATCTACCAGAAATGATGGATCTATGTCCTCTCCAGTTTTATCAAGTTCACCAAAG ATAAAAATGGCTCAGATGCAGCACCCTTCCTCTCAACAACATGAACAATTGCCACAGCAGCAACTGCAACAG AATAACAGAAAAAGGAAACAACACTCTTCCTCTGGACCTGCCAACAGCACTGGCACAGGAAACACTGTTGGCCCTTCACCTAGTTCGCCAGCATCAACTCACACGCCTGGTGATGGAATTAACACAGCAAATGGTATGCAGCATGTTAACAGCATGCCAAAAAGCTTGATGATGTATCCAGAAGGAACAGGACTTCCTTCGTCTTCCAATTTACTG GATGACATTGACCGATTTGGAGACGTTGGTTCGCTAGAAGATAATGTGGAATCGTTTTTGTCAAATGATGGGGGAGACGGGAGGGATCTGTATGGGACATTAAAGCAGAGTCCTAAACAGCACCATAAAGATTCCTCTAAAG GTTTTACTTTTGGTGAAGTTGGCTGCATACGGACCAGAAACAGCAAAGTTACTTGCTGTCACTTTTCTTCGGATGGGAAGTTGCTGGCAAGTGCAGGACATGACAAAAAG GTTGTCCTCTGGAACATGGATACTCTGCAGACTGAGAGTACTCCCGAAGAACACAAGTTAGTTATCACAGATGTTCGGTTTAGACCAAATTCATCTCAACTGGCAACAGCTTCTTTTGACAAATCTGTACGATTGTGGGATGCAGCCAAT CCAAACTATTGTTTACAAGCATATACGGGGCACAACTCACCTATTATGTCCCTTGACTTCCACCCAAAGAAGActgatttattttgtttctgtgATCATGACAATGAAATTCGGTACTGGAATATCAACCCATTCTCTTGTACTCGTAGTTCGAAG GGAGGTACTGCACAAGTGAGGTTTCAGCCAAAAACTGGACAACTACTGGCAGCAGCCTCAGATAAATTAGTTTCCATCTTTGATGTCGAAACTGACAGACAAATGCACTCGTTCCAG GGGCACTCTGACGTTGTAAACTTCATTTGTTGGAATGCAAATGGAGATTATCTGGCTTCTGTCAGTCAGAACTTGGTGAAGATTTGGTCGTTAGTTTCGGGAGATTGTATTCAGGAGCTCGGCTCTAACGGCAACCAGTTTCATTCGTGTGTTTTTCACCCAAGTTATTCAACTCTCTTGGTCATCGGAGGAATCTCG TCTTTGGAGCTGTGGAACATGGCTGAGAACAAGAGCATGACAATTGCGGCACACGAGAATATAATCTCGGCTCTGGCGCAGTCACCTGACACTGGAATGGTTGCGTCGGCAAGCCACGACACCACCGTCAAGTTATGGAAGTGA